A single region of the Leptothrix cholodnii SP-6 genome encodes:
- the ribD gene encoding bifunctional diaminohydroxyphosphoribosylaminopyrimidine deaminase/5-amino-6-(5-phosphoribosylamino)uracil reductase RibD, whose protein sequence is MPAMPENHPHADAPAPSPAPFSPQDQQAMAQALALAEQGFGLTEPNPRVGCVIVDAQGRLLGSGHTQQAGGPHAEVMAMRTARAAGHSLIGATAYVTLEPCAHHGRTPPCADALIEAGLKRVVAAITDPFPLVAGQGLARLAAAGIQVEQGLMAEAATAINIGFFSRVLRQRPWVRMKVAASLDGRTALMNGQSQWITGAAARADGHAWRRRASAVLTGIGTVLDDDPRLDVRHVPTPRQPMRVVVDAPLRTPVTARLLAPPGEVLVYTSADETAQAAWLAEVQAAHGARAALGPDGTDVAPPLVQCVSMPGGPAGKVDLAAMLADLARRGVNELHVEAGHRLNGSLLREGLVDEFLVYLAPKLLGLGREMWSWGPLESLDQAIELEWGDVQSVGGDLRLLARPRGRLAGWLPGTP, encoded by the coding sequence ATGCCCGCCATGCCCGAGAACCACCCCCACGCCGACGCACCGGCCCCCTCGCCCGCCCCGTTCAGCCCGCAGGATCAGCAGGCGATGGCCCAGGCCCTCGCACTGGCCGAGCAGGGTTTCGGGCTGACCGAACCCAATCCGCGCGTCGGCTGCGTGATCGTCGACGCCCAGGGCCGGCTGCTCGGCAGCGGCCACACCCAGCAGGCCGGCGGCCCGCATGCCGAGGTGATGGCGATGCGCACGGCGCGCGCCGCCGGCCACTCGCTGATCGGCGCCACCGCCTACGTGACGCTCGAACCGTGCGCGCACCACGGCCGCACGCCGCCCTGCGCCGACGCGCTGATCGAAGCCGGCCTGAAGCGCGTGGTCGCGGCGATCACCGATCCGTTTCCGCTGGTCGCCGGCCAGGGCCTGGCGCGGCTGGCGGCGGCCGGCATCCAGGTCGAACAGGGCCTGATGGCCGAGGCCGCCACCGCCATCAACATCGGTTTCTTCTCGCGCGTGCTGCGCCAGCGGCCGTGGGTGCGCATGAAGGTGGCGGCCAGCCTGGACGGCCGCACCGCGCTGATGAACGGCCAGAGCCAGTGGATCACCGGCGCGGCCGCACGCGCCGACGGCCACGCCTGGCGGCGCCGCGCCAGCGCCGTGCTGACGGGCATCGGCACCGTGCTCGACGACGACCCGCGCCTCGACGTGCGCCACGTGCCCACGCCGCGCCAGCCGATGCGGGTGGTGGTCGATGCGCCGCTGCGCACGCCGGTCACGGCCCGGCTGCTCGCGCCGCCCGGCGAGGTGCTGGTCTACACCAGCGCCGACGAGACCGCCCAGGCCGCCTGGCTGGCCGAGGTGCAGGCGGCGCACGGCGCCCGCGCCGCGCTCGGCCCGGACGGCACCGACGTCGCGCCGCCGCTCGTGCAGTGCGTGTCGATGCCGGGCGGACCGGCCGGCAAGGTCGATCTGGCGGCGATGCTGGCCGACCTGGCGCGGCGCGGCGTCAACGAGCTGCACGTCGAGGCCGGCCATCGGCTCAACGGCTCGCTGCTGCGCGAGGGCCTGGTCGATGAATTCCTGGTCTACCTCGCACCCAAGCTGCTCGGCCTGGGCCGCGAGATGTGGAGCTGGGGCCCGCTCGAAAGCCTGGACCAGGCGATCGAGCTCGAATGGGGCGACGTCCAGTCCGTCGGAGGCGACCTGCGTCTGCTGGCGCGCCCGCGCGGCCGGCTCGCCGGCTGGCTGCCCGGCACGCCCTGA
- the ribBA gene encoding bifunctional 3,4-dihydroxy-2-butanone-4-phosphate synthase/GTP cyclohydrolase II: MAISPIPELVAELAAGRMVILVDEEDRENEGDLVLAAEMVTPEAINFMAKHGRGLICLTMTRERCDHLQLPPMTPRNGTKHSTAFTVSIEARTGVTTGISAADRSRTVEVAVARDTTAADLVQPGHIFPLQAQDGGVLMRAGHTEAGCDLARMAGLSASSVICEIMNDDGTMARLPELEVFAQQHGLKIGTIADLITYRSRNESLVEQLSRQQLATPWGGFDCRTFRDRTGQIHLALSLGDWQPEDEVLVRVHEPLSVLDLLDASTSRHSWSLPQALTTLQATGRGVAVLLNAGRDAEALLGQIKPDGFEPQRGSTDLRTYGVGAQILLELGVRRMKLMSNRRRLPSMTGYGLEVTGFMPTPG, encoded by the coding sequence ATGGCAATATCTCCAATTCCCGAGCTGGTGGCCGAACTGGCCGCCGGACGCATGGTCATCCTCGTCGACGAGGAAGACCGCGAAAACGAAGGCGACCTGGTCCTTGCGGCCGAGATGGTCACACCGGAAGCGATCAACTTCATGGCCAAGCACGGCCGTGGGCTGATCTGCCTGACGATGACGCGCGAGCGCTGCGATCACCTGCAACTGCCGCCGATGACGCCGCGCAACGGCACCAAGCACAGCACTGCGTTCACGGTCTCGATCGAAGCCCGCACCGGCGTGACCACCGGCATCTCGGCCGCCGATCGCTCGCGCACCGTCGAAGTGGCGGTGGCCCGCGACACCACGGCCGCCGATCTGGTCCAGCCCGGCCACATCTTCCCGCTGCAGGCGCAGGATGGCGGCGTGCTGATGCGCGCCGGCCATACCGAAGCCGGCTGCGACCTCGCCCGCATGGCCGGCCTGTCGGCCTCGTCGGTGATCTGCGAGATCATGAACGACGACGGCACGATGGCGCGCCTGCCCGAGCTGGAAGTGTTCGCCCAGCAGCACGGCCTGAAGATCGGCACCATCGCCGACCTCATCACCTACCGCAGCCGCAACGAATCGCTGGTCGAGCAGCTCTCGCGCCAGCAGCTCGCCACGCCGTGGGGCGGCTTCGACTGCCGCACCTTCCGCGACCGCACCGGCCAGATCCACCTGGCGCTGAGCCTGGGCGACTGGCAGCCCGAGGACGAAGTGCTGGTGCGCGTGCACGAGCCGCTGTCGGTGCTCGACCTGCTCGACGCCAGCACCTCGCGCCATTCGTGGTCGCTGCCGCAGGCGCTGACCACGCTGCAGGCCACCGGCCGCGGCGTGGCCGTGCTGCTCAATGCCGGCCGCGATGCCGAGGCGCTGCTCGGCCAGATCAAGCCCGACGGCTTCGAGCCGCAGCGCGGCTCCACCGACCTGCGCACCTACGGCGTGGGCGCGCAGATCCTGCTCGAGCTCGGCGTGCGCCGCATGAAGCTGATGAGCAACCGCCGCCGCCTGCCCAGCATGACCGGCTACGGCCTCGAAGTGACCGGCTTCATGCCGACCCCCGGCTGA
- the ribH gene encoding 6,7-dimethyl-8-ribityllumazine synthase, with amino-acid sequence MKNADRGVAAELDGSDLRVAIVQARFNAAITEQLASSCIAELEALGVLAKHIKHVTVPGALEVALALQALAEQKDHDALIALGCIIRGETYHFELVANESGAAVTRVSLEHGVPIANAILTVENEAQAWARADEKGRDAARVAVEMANLMEDLS; translated from the coding sequence ATGAAAAACGCAGACCGGGGCGTCGCCGCGGAACTCGACGGATCGGACCTGCGCGTGGCCATCGTGCAGGCGCGCTTCAATGCCGCCATCACCGAACAGCTCGCCAGCAGCTGCATCGCCGAACTCGAGGCGCTGGGCGTGCTCGCCAAGCACATCAAGCACGTCACCGTGCCCGGCGCGCTCGAAGTGGCGCTGGCGCTGCAGGCGCTGGCCGAGCAGAAGGACCACGACGCGCTGATCGCGCTGGGCTGCATCATCCGCGGCGAGACCTACCACTTCGAGCTGGTCGCCAACGAAAGCGGCGCGGCGGTGACGCGGGTCTCGCTCGAACACGGCGTGCCGATCGCCAACGCCATCCTCACGGTCGAGAACGAGGCCCAGGCCTGGGCCCGTGCCGACGAAAAAGGCCGTGACGCCGCGCGTGTCGCGGTCGAGATGGCCAATCTGATGGAAGACCTCTCTTGA
- the nusB gene encoding transcription antitermination factor NusB, whose translation MNAPLSKPAPGGKPRGNATPAGAPRPKSARRRSRELALQGLYEWQVGQADSHVVEAHMREQEDHAKCDTAHFSALLHGCIAQVAALDAVLTPHLDRRVQELSPVEHGVLLIGAYELQHCLDVPYKVAINEAVELAKSFGGTDGHKYVNGVLDKAAADLRPAEVAAQRNRRT comes from the coding sequence TTGAACGCTCCCCTGTCCAAGCCGGCGCCCGGCGGCAAGCCGCGCGGCAACGCCACGCCCGCCGGCGCGCCGCGCCCGAAGTCGGCCCGCCGACGTTCGCGTGAGCTGGCGCTGCAAGGCCTCTACGAATGGCAGGTCGGCCAGGCCGACTCGCACGTCGTCGAGGCCCACATGCGCGAGCAGGAAGACCACGCCAAGTGCGACACGGCGCATTTCTCGGCGCTGCTGCACGGCTGCATCGCCCAGGTGGCGGCGCTCGACGCGGTGCTGACGCCGCACCTCGACCGCCGCGTGCAGGAGCTGTCGCCGGTCGAACACGGCGTGCTGCTGATCGGCGCCTACGAGCTGCAGCACTGCCTCGACGTGCCGTACAAGGTGGCGATCAACGAGGCGGTCGAACTGGCCAAGTCGTTCGGCGGCACCGACGGGCACAAGTACGTCAACGGCGTGCTCGACAAGGCCGCCGCCGACCTGCGCCCCGCCGAAGTGGCCGCCCAGCGCAACCGCCGCACCTGA
- a CDS encoding pyridoxal phosphate-dependent aminotransferase has translation MRLARRVDQIEPFWVMECAKAADEIARSPACDPALGGESMIYLNIGEPDFTAPPRVLEAAQRCLAEGRTQYTSATGLPALREAIARWYASRWGLDIDPARIVITAGASAALQLLCTALVEPGDEILMPDPSYPCNRHFVTAAGGVPRLLPAGPAQRFQLDAASVAEAWGPATRGVMLASPSNPTGTSIDADELQRIVEVVRARGGITIVDEIYLALGYDSAHDRSALALGDDVLVINSFSKYFGMTGWRLGWLVLPPALVGAVEKLAQNFYICASAVAQHAALACFHPDTLAECERRREVMRQRRDAIVPQLEALGLAVPVRPDGAFYVWMDTRRHASNSWDFCFDMMRSAHVALTPGRDFGHAETAHYARLSFASSLPQLEAAVARLQRVLRPQS, from the coding sequence TTGCGCCTGGCCCGCCGGGTCGACCAGATCGAGCCGTTCTGGGTGATGGAGTGCGCCAAGGCGGCCGACGAGATCGCCCGCAGCCCGGCCTGCGACCCGGCACTCGGCGGCGAGTCGATGATCTACCTGAACATCGGCGAGCCCGACTTCACCGCGCCGCCGCGGGTGCTCGAAGCCGCGCAGCGGTGCCTGGCCGAGGGCCGCACCCAGTACACGAGCGCCACCGGCCTGCCGGCGCTGCGCGAGGCGATCGCGCGCTGGTACGCCAGCCGCTGGGGTCTGGACATCGACCCGGCGCGCATCGTGATCACCGCCGGCGCCTCGGCCGCGCTGCAGCTGCTGTGCACCGCGCTGGTCGAGCCGGGCGACGAGATCCTGATGCCCGACCCGAGCTACCCCTGCAACCGCCATTTCGTGACGGCCGCAGGCGGCGTGCCCCGGCTGCTGCCGGCCGGCCCGGCGCAGCGTTTCCAGCTCGACGCCGCCTCGGTGGCCGAGGCCTGGGGCCCGGCCACGCGCGGCGTGATGCTGGCCTCGCCGTCCAACCCGACCGGCACCTCGATCGACGCCGACGAGCTGCAGCGCATCGTCGAAGTCGTGCGCGCGCGCGGCGGCATCACGATCGTCGACGAGATCTACCTCGCGCTCGGCTACGACAGCGCACACGACCGCAGCGCGCTGGCGCTGGGCGACGACGTGCTGGTGATCAACAGCTTCAGCAAGTACTTCGGCATGACCGGCTGGCGGCTCGGCTGGCTGGTGCTGCCGCCGGCGCTGGTCGGCGCGGTCGAGAAGCTGGCGCAGAACTTCTACATCTGCGCCTCGGCCGTGGCCCAGCACGCCGCGCTGGCGTGTTTCCACCCCGACACGCTGGCCGAGTGCGAGCGCCGCCGCGAGGTCATGCGCCAGCGCCGCGACGCCATCGTGCCGCAGCTCGAAGCGCTCGGCCTGGCCGTGCCGGTGCGCCCGGACGGCGCCTTCTACGTCTGGATGGACACCCGCCGCCATGCGAGCAACAGCTGGGATTTCTGCTTCGACATGATGCGCAGCGCACACGTGGCCCTCACCCCCGGACGCGATTTCGGCCATGCCGAGACCGCCCACTACGCCCGACTGTCGTTCGCCAGCTCGCTGCCGCAGCTGGAAGCGGCGGTGGCTCGCCTGCAGCGCGTCCTGCGCCCACAGTCATGA
- a CDS encoding serine/threonine-protein kinase, producing the protein MSRITPHAPTRPGLLDTTGPLDAELSGPLSTSGALDFLSPRRHEDTQRLDGKPGAPAGAGPSGPDTTPQVDQVGRYSLEQRLGQGGLGTVWSAYDTVLARQVAVKTLTIAAAPGQREELAARVLDEARAAARLSHPHIVTVHDAGVSPEGAYIAMELLRGKDLADLLRSGWRPSPEQAALIVRRVADALGYAHSKGVIHRDVKPANIFMVGRTRPVVLDFGIARLINRDQGGPALGSPYYAAPEQYDGRECDQRSDVYSLGVVLYELLTGQRPYNGSSLDEIRQAVRTGRAQRPTQIIAAVPPALETLVMQAIDIDPAARPRSAGAMARELRTWLATLPNAPNATWPQQPPAASADPARAQRPNAEAVTRRRAELEVASLPPAANPGVAPAADFPSLPTNPAAGEADPASRGTGTAPGRPSLLPAVLVACVLGLLVLVGWLMLSR; encoded by the coding sequence ATGAGCCGCATCACCCCGCACGCCCCCACCCGGCCCGGCCTGCTCGACACCACCGGGCCGCTCGACGCCGAGCTGTCCGGCCCGCTCAGCACCAGCGGCGCGCTCGATTTCCTGTCGCCGCGCCGGCACGAGGACACCCAGCGGCTCGACGGCAAGCCCGGGGCCCCCGCGGGCGCCGGGCCGAGCGGCCCCGACACCACGCCGCAGGTCGACCAGGTCGGCCGCTACAGCCTGGAGCAGCGCCTCGGCCAGGGCGGCCTGGGCACCGTCTGGTCGGCCTACGACACCGTGCTGGCGCGCCAGGTGGCAGTCAAGACGCTGACCATCGCCGCCGCGCCGGGTCAGCGCGAGGAACTCGCCGCCCGGGTGCTCGACGAGGCCCGCGCCGCCGCGCGCCTGAGCCACCCGCACATCGTCACCGTGCACGACGCCGGCGTCAGCCCCGAGGGCGCCTACATCGCGATGGAACTGCTGCGCGGCAAGGACCTTGCCGACCTGCTGCGCAGCGGCTGGCGGCCCAGCCCCGAGCAGGCCGCGCTGATCGTGCGGCGGGTCGCCGACGCGCTCGGCTACGCCCACAGCAAGGGCGTGATCCACCGCGACGTCAAGCCGGCCAACATCTTCATGGTCGGCCGCACCCGGCCGGTGGTGCTCGATTTCGGCATCGCCCGCCTGATCAACCGAGACCAGGGCGGCCCCGCGCTGGGTTCGCCGTATTACGCCGCGCCCGAGCAGTACGACGGCCGCGAATGCGATCAGCGCAGCGACGTCTACTCGCTCGGCGTGGTGCTCTACGAACTATTGACCGGCCAGCGGCCCTACAACGGCAGCTCGCTCGACGAGATCCGCCAGGCCGTGCGCACCGGCCGGGCTCAGCGGCCGACCCAGATCATCGCGGCGGTGCCGCCCGCGCTCGAGACGCTGGTGATGCAGGCGATCGACATCGATCCCGCCGCACGCCCACGTTCGGCCGGCGCGATGGCGCGCGAGCTGCGCACCTGGCTCGCCACCCTGCCCAACGCCCCCAACGCCACCTGGCCGCAGCAGCCCCCGGCCGCCAGCGCCGACCCGGCCCGTGCGCAGCGCCCGAACGCCGAGGCGGTCACGCGCCGGCGCGCCGAGCTGGAGGTGGCCTCGCTGCCGCCGGCTGCCAATCCGGGCGTCGCGCCGGCCGCCGACTTCCCGTCGCTGCCGACGAATCCGGCCGCCGGCGAAGCCGATCCCGCATCTCGGGGCACCGGCACGGCGCCGGGCCGGCCCTCCTTGCTGCCCGCCGTGCTGGTGGCCTGCGTGCTGGGGCTGCTGGTGCTGGTCGGCTGGCTGATGCTGAGCCGTTGA
- the ybgC gene encoding tol-pal system-associated acyl-CoA thioesterase, producing MNAPIRPADRAATAPFTWPLRVYWEDTDAGGVVFYANYLKFFERARTEWLRSLGFSQEQLRLDTGVMFVVTDTSVRYRQPARLDEELHVSVRVVEQGRASLVIDQQVQRADTLLVEGRIRIGCVDSRTFVPRRIPPFILERMTAA from the coding sequence GTGAACGCACCGATCCGGCCCGCAGACCGCGCGGCGACTGCCCCCTTCACCTGGCCCCTGCGCGTCTACTGGGAAGACACCGACGCCGGCGGCGTGGTCTTCTACGCCAACTACCTGAAGTTCTTCGAGCGCGCGCGCACCGAATGGCTGCGCAGCCTGGGCTTCTCGCAGGAGCAGTTGCGCCTCGATACCGGCGTGATGTTCGTCGTCACCGATACTTCGGTGCGCTACCGCCAACCCGCCCGGCTCGACGAAGAACTGCACGTCAGCGTGCGGGTGGTCGAACAAGGCCGCGCCAGCCTGGTGATCGACCAGCAGGTGCAGCGCGCCGACACGCTGCTGGTCGAAGGCCGCATCCGCATCGGCTGCGTCGACAGCCGCACTTTCGTGCCGCGACGCATCCCCCCTTTCATCCTTGAACGAATGACTGCTGCATGA
- the tolQ gene encoding protein TolQ, with the protein MNQDLNILHLITQASFVVQLVMATLMLVSLASWAVIFGKLIGLRRVRGANDGFEREFWSGRNVQELYAHSERNAEIGAPLERIFASGMREFLKLRERRVGDAGSLLDGARRAMRASLQREMDAVEHNLSFLATVGSVSPYVGLFGTVWGIMHAFTGLANVQQVSLATVAPGIAEALVATAIGLFAAIPAVIAYNRFSRDIDRIAIQLETFVEEFSNILARNIGQGAGAGASAPNTR; encoded by the coding sequence ATGAACCAGGACCTGAATATCCTGCACCTCATCACCCAGGCCAGCTTTGTGGTCCAGCTGGTGATGGCGACACTGATGCTGGTTTCGCTGGCGAGCTGGGCCGTGATCTTCGGCAAGCTGATCGGCCTGCGCCGGGTGCGCGGCGCCAACGACGGCTTCGAGCGCGAGTTCTGGTCGGGCCGCAACGTCCAGGAGCTCTACGCCCACAGCGAGCGCAACGCCGAGATCGGCGCGCCGCTCGAACGCATCTTCGCGTCGGGCATGCGCGAGTTCCTGAAGCTGCGCGAGCGCCGCGTCGGCGATGCCGGCTCGCTGCTCGACGGCGCGCGCCGCGCCATGCGCGCGAGCCTGCAGCGCGAGATGGACGCGGTCGAGCACAACCTGTCGTTCCTGGCCACGGTCGGCTCGGTGTCGCCGTACGTGGGCCTGTTCGGCACGGTGTGGGGGATCATGCATGCCTTCACCGGCCTGGCCAACGTGCAGCAGGTGTCGCTGGCCACCGTCGCGCCCGGCATCGCCGAGGCCCTGGTGGCGACCGCGATCGGCCTGTTCGCGGCCATCCCGGCGGTGATCGCCTACAACCGCTTCTCGCGCGACATCGACCGCATCGCGATCCAGCTCGAGACCTTCGTCGAGGAGTTCTCCAACATCCTGGCGCGCAACATCGGCCAGGGCGCGGGCGCGGGTGCCTCGGCGCCCAACACGCGCTGA
- a CDS encoding biopolymer transporter ExbD, whose product MAALASRGSRRRTINEINMVPFIDVMLVLLIIFMVSAPLMTPGVIDLPSIGQAQRQPDKVIEVIIDSAEMLRLKVSGPPGSAGAGTPADKAGSEGERIALRQLSPRVKALQGGSNQVPVIISADKGVKYEAVVRIMDTLQKAGVARVGLAVRTTGT is encoded by the coding sequence ATGGCAGCCCTCGCCAGCCGCGGCTCACGCCGGCGCACCATCAACGAGATCAACATGGTGCCGTTCATCGACGTCATGCTGGTGCTGCTGATCATCTTCATGGTCAGCGCCCCGCTGATGACACCCGGCGTGATCGACCTGCCCAGCATCGGCCAGGCCCAGCGCCAGCCCGACAAGGTGATCGAGGTCATCATCGACAGCGCCGAGATGCTGCGCCTGAAGGTCAGCGGCCCGCCCGGCAGCGCCGGCGCCGGCACCCCGGCCGACAAGGCAGGCAGCGAAGGCGAGCGCATCGCGCTGCGCCAGCTGAGCCCGCGCGTCAAGGCGCTGCAGGGCGGCTCGAACCAGGTGCCGGTGATCATCTCGGCCGACAAGGGCGTCAAGTACGAGGCCGTCGTGCGCATCATGGACACGCTGCAGAAAGCCGGCGTGGCCCGCGTCGGACTGGCCGTGCGCACCACCGGCACCTGA
- the tolA gene encoding cell envelope integrity protein TolA — protein sequence MASPELALDAMRRPPSPDGMGAGTTLAVLVHVGLVAALAYGVAWRRHEVNTVSAELWAAVPQIAAPMAAEPPPPAVPTPAPKPAPTPPPPPAPAPQPPPKAEPKPSRDADIALEKARKKAEAEREEAERLAEKKKADEKKARDKRLADEKAEKLAKAEKEKAEKAEKAEKAEKAEAKRLADKKEAEAKDRAEAAKDARAAKAQADALAKQRADNLRRLNQQLGNNPAVGNATTPSAGTAAQSAAPSAGYEGRIRARILPNIVFTGRISGPTVAEVEVRVAPDGTILGSRLLKSSGLAEWDQAVLRAIERTEILPRDIDGRVPPLMVLSFDPNRR from the coding sequence ATGGCAAGCCCCGAGCTGGCGCTGGACGCGATGCGCCGCCCGCCGTCGCCCGACGGCATGGGCGCGGGCACGACGCTGGCCGTGCTGGTGCACGTCGGCCTGGTCGCCGCGCTGGCCTACGGCGTGGCTTGGCGGCGCCACGAGGTCAACACCGTCTCGGCCGAACTCTGGGCCGCCGTGCCGCAGATCGCCGCGCCGATGGCCGCCGAGCCCCCGCCGCCGGCCGTGCCCACGCCGGCACCGAAGCCGGCCCCTACCCCGCCGCCGCCTCCTGCGCCAGCCCCGCAGCCGCCACCCAAGGCCGAACCGAAACCCAGCCGCGACGCCGACATCGCGCTCGAGAAGGCACGCAAGAAGGCCGAGGCCGAGCGCGAAGAAGCCGAGCGCCTGGCCGAGAAGAAAAAGGCCGACGAGAAGAAGGCCCGGGACAAGCGCCTGGCCGACGAGAAGGCCGAAAAGCTCGCCAAGGCCGAGAAGGAAAAGGCCGAGAAGGCTGAAAAGGCGGAGAAAGCCGAAAAGGCCGAAGCCAAGCGCCTGGCTGACAAGAAGGAGGCCGAGGCAAAGGATCGCGCCGAAGCCGCCAAGGACGCCCGCGCCGCCAAGGCGCAGGCCGACGCCCTGGCCAAGCAGCGCGCCGACAACCTGCGGCGCCTGAACCAGCAGCTGGGCAACAACCCGGCCGTCGGCAACGCGACCACGCCCAGCGCCGGCACCGCGGCGCAGTCGGCCGCGCCGTCGGCCGGCTACGAGGGCCGCATCCGCGCGCGCATCCTGCCCAACATCGTCTTCACCGGCCGCATCAGCGGGCCGACGGTGGCCGAGGTCGAGGTGCGGGTGGCGCCCGACGGCACCATCCTCGGCAGCCGCCTGCTCAAGTCGAGCGGTCTGGCCGAATGGGACCAGGCGGTGCTGCGCGCCATCGAGCGCACCGAGATCCTGCCGCGCGACATCGACGGCCGGGTGCCGCCGCTGATGGTGCTGAGCTTCGACCCGAACCGGCGCTGA